Part of the Mesotoga sp. UBA6090 genome is shown below.
AGTACACAACTTCATACGACGAGGATATTCTTACCTTCGTGAACAACATAAAGACAATCGAAGGGGGAACTCATCTCACTGGCTTCAAGACTGTCCTCACAAAGACAATGAATGATCTGGGCAGAAAGCACAACATTTTGAAAGAAAAAGACCCGAATCTTCAGGGTGAAGATCTGAGGGAGGGCCTTTCCGCGATCTTGAGCGTTTTTGTCATGGAACCGCAATTTGAGGGACAGACTAAAGCGAAACTCGGAAACGATGAGGCTTTCGAAGCAGTGATGAAGGTAGTGAAAGAGAAGCTTGAAGAGCACTTTGACTACAATCAGAAGGATCTAAAGGCAATATTGAGCAAGGCCCTTGAAGCTTCCAGGGCAAGACTTGCAGCCAAAAAAGCTAGAGAGATGATCCGAAGAAAAAACGCCCTCGAGAATACTACTCTTCCAGGTAAACTTGCAGATTGTATCTCTGAAAATCTGGATGAAACCGAGATATTCATAGTCGAAGGAGATTCTGCCGGCGGTTCAGCGAAAATGGCACGCTCGAGAGAAATGCAGGCCATTCTTCCGCTCAGAGGTAAGATATTGAACGTGGAAAAGGCAGGACTTGACAGAATGTTGAAGAGCGAAACAATAAGCAACATTATCGTCGCTCTCGGAACAGGCATGGGCGAGGATTTCAACATAGAATCCCTGAGATACGGAAGGATCATAATCATGACCGATGCCGATGTTGACGGCGCTCATATAACCACATTGCTTCTGACTCTCTTTTACCGGTATATGACACCGCTGATAACCGCTGGGAAAGTCTTCATTGCTCAAGCTCCACTTTATAAGATTGAAATGAATCGCCAGAAGTTCTACTTTTATAGCGATGAGGAACTTACGGCTTTTCTGAAAGAGCATTCTGACAGAAAGCTGAATTACTCCAGATTCAAAGGACTCGGTGAGATGAATCCCGAACAGCTCTGGGAGACAACAATGAACCCCGACGACCGGAAATTGGTCCGGATAAATATCGAAGATGCACAAGAAGCTGATCGTGTATTCACCATTCTAATGGGTAGCGAGGTGGAGGAAAGAAGGTCGTTTATACAACGGCATGCACTAAGTATTTCCAATCTTGACGTATGAGCCTTTCTCTTAGAGCCGGGATTTGCGTGGTAGTCCTTTTTGCCATTTGGATGCTTTGCATAGCGAATTTCGTACTGGAGTCATTCTTCACGGCTCCCGTTGAGCAGTTAACCAGGATTGTTAATTCGGGTGAGATTCTGGTTGAATTTCCGCTGGCCTTTAGAAGAACATGGAAAACTGATATAATTTACCCACCGGGAAGTATTGATGTCTCCGGAGGTAGGGTCTTTTTGAAACCGGGAAAGTTTGTTGTCAGTTATGAAGACAAATACTACTGGGTATCGGAGGATTTTGTTATAGTTGATTACGCTGATCTTACCGAGATTTTCAATCACCCGGTTATTGGCGGGGTTAGATTTCTTCTTACTAATGGAGTTTATGTAGCTAGCGAAAGAGACATAGACATTTTTGCCGGAGCGGTAGAGGGCATTCTTGCTGACAGAAGAGTACTGGCACTGGTATCATACTTTGACTTTGAGAACAACGTGCTGCTTCTCAGACGTGGGATTCGAGTTAAGGTCATGGACTGGGAGAGCTTAGAAGTAAACAGGGAGCTTCTTCTTCAGCTAGAAAACGCCTCCGACAGAAGCGAATATATTTTCTTAAGTGATGGTAAACTGTTGAGAGCGAGGTGACATTGATGGCCAGGGGGAAGGATTATACGGTTTCTCTCGATGTTGGCACGAACACCCTCAAGGGTGTGGTGGTAAGTAGAGAACAGACAGGTCAGATGACTCTTGAAGCTTATGGAAGCGTCAAGACTGTTGGACTTGACAAGGGCGAAGTTAAAGATGCGGTCGCTCTTAAGCAGTCGATTCAAAAACTGATCGAGGACCTAACGGGTCAGATGGGTAAGAAAGATGTTGAAGCGGACTTCAAGATAAGTTTCACGGACGGAGACTATTCGGTATTTTCCGAGAACATTGAAGAGGTTCTCTCAGAAGACAAACAGGTAATGGTTAAAGAGCAGACGATAATGAGCATTATGAGCCGACTAAAGGCCGAGAAGATGAAGACGGGTAACACTAACATACACAGAAGTTATATACGCAAGTATATTCTTGATGATGACAAAGTCGTCTTCAACCCTGTCGAGATGTATGCCAAGAAACTTAACGTCGAGATGGTCTTTGTTTCGAGCGAAGGAAAGTCAGTCGAAATATTCCGAAGGCTTTTCGAAGAACTTTTCGGAAGAGGTGACTTTTTCATTTCTCCGGCGTTGATCTCTGCCTCCGAAGCGGTACTCACCGACACCGAAAAGCAGCACGGAGTGGTAAGCGTAGTTTTGGGTCACAGTTTTTCGGAGATGGTGATCTACAGAGAGAATCTTCCTGTTTATATCTCAAGAATCCCTCTTGGAATAAGACATATAGTCCTGGATGTCGCTAGAGTACTGGGCACATCTGTGGATGAAGCCGAGAGGCTTCTCGTGAACTATGGTCATTGTAGCATGTTCCCACCGGATTCTGAGGACGTAGTAGAATACTTCGGACTCGATGAGAGAACAAGAAAAAACGTCTCTGTGAGGAGACTATCCACGGTAATATACGCAAGGGTGAAGGAACTCCTTAACAAGATAAGAAAAGAGATTCAGCTCTTCGTAATAAACAATCCCGAGTATTCGGAAGAGAGAATTCCCGGCGGAGTAGTCTTTACCGGTGGAGGTTCAAAGCTGAGAGGATTGACAGATGTAGGTGTGGAATCTCTGAAAATGCCCGTAAGAATCGGAACATACGAAACCAGTTTCAACAAGCGTATTGAGAACAGCCATGATGTTGCTAATGATCCCGTATTCAGTTCGTGTTTGGGCAATCTGGTCTCCCCCGAGGAAGTCCAGGGAGAAGCTGTAGAGAGCGTGGTTGAAAGACCTAAGAAAGGTTTCGGATCCTTTATTAAATCCCTCTTCTTTGGAGGTGAAGATGATGAGCTTTGAGATTGACACAGGTAAGAAGAATACTGAAATCAGATTGCCATCAATAAAAGTTATAGGCGTGGGTGGAGCCGGCGGAAACGCGGTTAACAGAATGATCTCTGAGGGAATTCACGGCGTGACATTCATTGCAGCCAATACGGATGTTCAGGTTCTTGAAAGCAATAAGGCAGAGCTGAGAATCCAGCTTGGAACGGAGCTAACGAGAGGTCTAGGAGCCGGTGGAAACCCTAACGTGGGTGAAAGAGCCGCCGAGGAGTCCGTCGACGAGATCGGAACATTCCTTGAGGACACAGATCTCCTTTTCATCACAGCAGGTATGGGTGGTGGCACAGGAACCGGTGCAGCTCCAATAGTAGCTTCGATAGCTAGAGAGATGGGAATTCTTACTGTCGCCGTAGTGACGACTCCCTTCTTCTTCGAAGGAAACACCCGCTTGAAGACTGCCCATGAAGGACTAAGAAGACTAAAGAATTCGGTGGATACGCTAATAAGAATCTCAAACAACAAGCTTCTGCAAGAGTTACCACCGAACACTTCAATCGTAGATGCCTTTGCAAAGGCCGACGAAACTCTCCATCACGGGATCAAGGGTATCTCTGAGCTAATAACAAAGCGCGGGTATATCAACCTTGACTTTGCCGATGTCGAGTCGGTTTTGAGAAATGCCGGAACGGCAATGCTGGGCATAGGGGTAGGCTCCGGTGAAAGGCGCGCTGAAGAAGCTGCGCGAAGAGCCCTTGAAAGCCGGCTGCTCGAGAAACCTATCGATAATGCGACAGGCATAATTCTCAACGTCTCGGCTAAGAACATTACGCTCAGAGAGATGAATATTGCTGCCGCTATAGTGAGACAGAACTGCAGTGAGGATGCCGATGTCAAACTCGGACTTATCGTTGATCCTGACATGAACGATGATGAGCTTGATATAACCTTGATAGCGGCAGGTCTGGAGCTCGACGAAGGCGAACTGATGGGCGATGCCTCAGACATCCCCGCTATCTACAGATTCGGATTGGACATAAACGAGGAGGAATAGTAGTTGAGAGTCTATAAGAGGCTCGGAGAGCTACTCATTGATCAAGGTCTCATCGGTGAGGATGCTCTCAAGCAGGCTGTAGCGCTGCAAAAAAAAGTAGGAAAGCCGATTGGCGAAGTTCTTGTCGGAATGGGTGTCATTTCGTGGGAGGACATTTACGATTCTCTTTCCAAACAATACGGCCTCAAGGTACTTGATGATGTACCTAATTTACTATCTCCAGAAGTTCTTAGAATGATTCCCAAGCCAGTTGCGGACAGGCTTAACGTGATTCCAATCGATTTTCTTCCCGAAGGCAACGTTCTTAAAGTGGTAACAACCGATGTTCTTAAGGTTCCACAAATAGACAGAGAGCTATCGTTTCTGACTGGAAGTAAGATACTAACTCTTCTTGTACCTCCCCCAATGTTTGATGCACTTTACAAATCCTCTTACGAGGAGTCTGCTTCTAGCGAGATCATAGACAACACTTTCAGCATAGAACAGCATACGGAAATAGATCTCGAGGATGACAAACAGGACGAAACCGATGATACTCCCGTCGCAAAGTTCATAAACTCACTTCTAGACAACGGAATCAGAAACGATGCCAGTGACGTCCATCTAGAACCTTACGAAAAAATAGCCGTTGCCAGACTGAGAGTCGACGGGGTTTTGAGAAAAGTTCTCAGTTATCCTAGAAAGGCTCACAACTCGGTTGTATCAAGAATCAAAGTAATGTGTAATCTGGATATTTCAGAGAAGAGAATGCCTCAGGATGGAAAGTTCTATATTAGAAGGGGCAATGAGCAGTTCGACATGAGAGTTTCGACAATGCCAACAATTTTCGGCGAGAAAGTTGTTATGAGAATTCTTAGGGTCTCAAATGCGAAGAAGAAGCTTGAAGATCTCGGACTCTCCGACTACAACAGGGAACGTTTCGAGAGTATTATCAGCTCTCCTTATGGAATCATACTCGTTTCAGGACCTACAGGGAGCGGGAAATCTACAACTTTGGTCGCCGTTCTTAATCAGGTTACTTCCGAGAAGCTTAACGTCTTGACCGCTGAGGACCCTGTCGAATACACCATAGAAGGCATCTCTCAATGTCAAGTCAATACGGACATTGGATTGACTTTTGCGAGATACCTGCGATCTTTCTTGCGTCAGGACCCCGACATAATTATGGTCGGTGAAATACGAGACAGAGAGACTGCCCAGCTTGCGATAGAGGCATCACTCACCGGGCATCTTGTTTTCTCGACGATTCACACGAATAGCGCCGCAGGTGCGGTGGCCCGACTTGTAAATATGGGGGTGGATCCCTTCTTGCTCGGGACCTCACTGATTGGCGTCATGGGACAGCGACTGGTAAGAAAGCTGTGCAACAACTGTAAAGTGAAGATTCCTGTGAGAGAAGAAGTAAGAAAGATAGCTTCTACTCTTTATCCTAACCGCGAGGATTTCGCCGAATATATCCCGGGAAATGGCTGCCCCGAATGTCGAGGGATGGGATATAGGGGCAGAACAAGCATCAGCGAAATCCTGGTGGTGAACAACAATCTTCGACAGCTTATAGGCAATAACGCTTCAGAAAGGGAGCTTGCAGCGGCTGCGGTCTCCTCGGGAATGCGAACTCTCTACAATGACGGCGTTCAAAAAGTTCTTGACGGAGTAACCTCACTTGAAGAGATCAAGAGAGTGGCAATAGAATACTGACCGAGCCTTCCTTCAGCTGTTAATATCCATACTTACGCATACTCAAACATACTTGCATAATGTGTGATTAGTCGTCTTTTATCGCGAATAGCAGCAAATTGCCAAAATAGCCTCCCGTTTCCGACAGTGATAGTATTGGATTGAATAATCTAAAATTCGGATTGGAGGTTTCTTTATGGCTTACAGAGTTTTGGTGTGGGGCCTGGGTGCAATGGGAAGCGGAGTGGCGAGAAATATTATGAAGAAAGAAGATCTCAGGCTGGTAGGTGCGGTTGAAAAGGATCCAGAGAGAATCGGAAAAGACCTCGGAGAGTATCTTGGCGGAGAAAAAACGGGGAGGCTTGTTTACTCAGACATTGAGAAGGCAATAGTTGAAACGAGACCCGACATTGTAGTAATCGCCACAAATTCCTTCGTCAAAGAAGTCCTTCCAAAGATAGAGGCGGCTGCCAGACACCATGTTGACATTCTTACGATAGCCGAAGAAATGGCTTTCCCGTTCGTTTCGCATCCAGAAGAATCGGAAGTACTCGAGAACATAGCCTGGCGTTATGGGGTGTCAATCCTCGGTACGGGAATTAACCCCGGATTCGTGCTGGATCTCCTCATAATAGCTATGACCGGAGCGTGTCTCAAAGTTAACAGAATCGAGGCTAGAAGAATCAACGATCTTTCTCCATTTGGAAAGACTGTGATGGAGACTCAAGGAGTGGGGACCTTTCCTGAAGAGTTCAAAAAGGGTATCGAGAAGGGAGATATCGTCGGTCACATTGGATTTCAGCAATCGATAGCGATGATTGGCAATGCACTGGGCTGGGAGATAGACAGAATTGAAGAGAGTCAAGAGCCAATCATCTCAAATACAGAGAGAAAGACAGCAGTAGCGCATGTGAAGCCGGGAATGGTAGCTGGTTGTAAGCATGTAGGACGCGGTTATTGCGGTGAGAAGCTCATGATAGAGTTGGTTCATCCTCAACAAATCCTACCAGAAACAGAAGGGGTAGACACTGGAGATTACATAGATATCTACGGCGACCCTGAAATCCATCTTTCGATAAAACCCGAAATCCCAGGAGGAAAGGGAACAATTGCTCTTGCGACAAATATGATTCCCGCAGTGATAGAAGCGGCTCCAGGACTTATCGAAATGAGCGAGCTTCCTATTCCAAGGTGCCTGATAGACGAAATAAAGGAGATGTAAGTATGAGTGCAATGAAGGGACAGTGGGTGCAAATCCACCGGATTCTTCTCAATCCAGGAGAGAGAGCGCCCTCAGTGCCCGAAGACACTGGAAACCTTCCTCTCGAACTAAGGGTAAGGGGCTTTCTACTGGAAGAAAAAGCCGAAGTCGGTGAATTAGTGACAATAGAGACAGCCGCAGGAAGAAAAGTACACGGAAAAATAGAGTCTGTCGAACCGACACATGAGCACAACTTCGGAGACTACATCCCTGAGCTGGCTGAAGCGGGAATGGAACTTACAAGATGGCTAACTGGCGGCGATGAAGATGAATGACAATTCCTACAATTCGGTTATGTCCAGGAGAAAAGAGATAATGAAGGCCTCTGTTGGAGTTGATTACGACAGGTATGAACTGGATGGAATCGCCTTTGACTACGAAGCGCTTATGAAAGATACATCTTATCCCATTGAAGAGATAAGAAAAATTCAGGCAGAGACTGGCATCGGATACACTCCTCTCATTGAACTGAAGAACATCACAAGACTCGTTAGATCGATTAGCGAACCGGGTAAGGGAGCCAGAATCTTCCTCAAAGACGAAGCGACAAACCCATCTGGAAGCTTCAAAGACCGACGAGCCTCGATTAGTGTTGCGAGGGCGAGAGAGCTTGGCTTCAGAGGCGTTATTGCCGCCACAAGCGGGAACTATGGAGCCGCAGTAGCTTCTCAGTCGATGAAGAGAGCTCTCAAGTGCATAATAGTTCAAGAGTGTTACGATAGCAAAGGGAGAGGTCAGCCGGAAATTCTCGAGAAGGCACGCGCCTGTGAAGCATATGGCGCGGAAGTAGCACAACTGACAGTTGGCCCCGAACTCTTCTATTACTTTCTCCTATTACTCGAAGAGACTGGATTCTTTAATGCCTCGCTCTATACCCCTTATGCGATTGCTGGAATCGAAACGCTGGGCTACGAGATCGCTGAGCAATCTCAAAGCGTGATAGGCAAGAATCCCGATTACGTACTTGCAACGCATGCGGGGGGAGGCAATCTCACGGGAACGGCGAGGGGTCTTCTTAAAGCTCGAGCAGACAGCACCGAGATCATTGGTGTGAGTGTAGATCTTTCGGGTCTTCATATGGCAAGCGATTCTGATTTCAACAGAAAGTCCTTCACAACAGGTCATACGGGATTCGGTATTCCCTTTGCCGTTCTTCCCGACAGATCAGACGTTCCCAGAAATGCAGCGCGCGCATTGAGATATATGGACAGATATCTTCTCGTTACGCAAGGTGAGGTTTTCTATGTCACCGAGATGCTTGCGAGACTCGAGGGCTTGCAGCGCGGCCCGGCTGGCAATACAAGCTTGACTGCTGCAATAGCTCTCGCTAAAGAGTTGCCCGAAGAAAAGACGATAGTTGTTCAGGAGACCGAGTACACAGGAGCGGGCAAATTGCCAAGCGCACAACTGACATTCGCTAGAAACAACGGAATCGAGATCATCCGTGGTGATCCGATTACCGAAGACTCTCCTGGTAAGACGATATCGATTCCCGAAGGCTACTCACAGATCGCCTACAAAGAAGTGAACATGACTGAGCTAAGAAAATCTTATATAAAGCAGCTTTTGAAACAGGGGGTTACGCTGATCGAGAGCGATTATGATTACCTTTCCGCAGAACTGAAGATCAGTGTGGCCGAAGCTAAGCAATTGGTTAAGGAGGTAAGCGGCAATGTCGATCCAGAGAAACGATGATTTCGAGAAGAGAAGCTTACATCTGCAAAATCTTTCAGATGAAGAGCTTGACAGACGATTCTGGGAGCTTGCAGAAAGAATTGTAGAACCCCTGATAGACCTTGCAGAGACCAATACCAGCCCTTCGATCGAACGCTCCGTGCTCTTGAGAATGGGACTGGACAGCTTCCAGGCCGGCGCAATTGTCACCAAGGCCAACGAACATGGCTTGCTGGGAAAGGGAGCCGGAAACATTGTAATCACTTATGCAAGGAACAACTCGTTAACCATGGAGAAAGCCGTTGAAGATCTCGTGACCGGAAAGGGCTGGGAACAGCTGGCCTCTTCTTTCAGAGGGGGTGGACGAAATGCTGCCCGTTAATGAGAAGCTCAAAGTCGAAGAGATACTGAAGGATCTGGAGCATTACGCTCCCAAGAGAAAAGGTTGGACCTGGAGGAAGAGACTTCCGCAAGGTACGAAAGTCGACGGATTCGATTACGACGAGATTTCAGAGCCTCTCGCGAATAGTATCGGGCTTCCCGCTTCTCACTATTTCGATAACATAGATCCGCAACCCGATTCCATAATAACCTCCGAGATAGCATCAGGGAGGTTTGAAGACGACATCAGAAGGATGAGAATGGCCGCCTGGCACGGAGCAGACCACATTATGGTTATCAGGACACTCGGTCAGAGTCACATCGACGGTCTGATAGAGGGAACTCCCGAGGGAATCGGAGGAATCCCGATAACCAGGAAGCAGCTAAGAGCTACAAGAAAGGCTCTAGACATCATAGAAGAAGAAGTCGGCAGACCGATCAACTTCCATTCTTATGTAAGTGGAGTGGCAGGCCCGGAGATTGCAGTTCTCTTTGCAGAAGAGGGCGTTAACGGTGCTCATCAGGATCCTCAGTACAACATTCTGTACAGGGGGATTAATCCTGTCAGATCCTTTGTAGATGCAGCCGTTGCGAAGAAAATTATGGCTAGTGTCGATATGCTTCAGATAGACGGTGCCCACAACGCCAACGCCTCCGCGAAGAGGGCCTGGAAAGTAATGCCCGAACTTCTTGTTCAGCACGCAATCAATTGCGCTTTTTCCGTGAAGGCAGGTATGAAAAAGGGTTCGATAGCTCTTTCGACAGTTCCGCCAGTGGTTTCTCCGGCTCCGGAATTCAAACTGAATTTCGTTTATGCACTGACTCTTCGAGAACTTTTCAAAGAGTACAGGTTCAGGGCTCAGATGAATACGAGATATATTGAATCCGATCTCATTGACGCCACCAGGATTCACGTTCTTGACACTCTGATCTCCAGATTGACAAGAGCAGACATCCAGTCGACCATAACTCCCGATGAAGGCAGAAATGTTCCCTGGCACATAAACTCGATAAGGGGAATCGAGACGGCAAAGCACACCTTGATAGCTCTCGATGGAATCAAAGATCTACTGAAGGTCAATGAGGAAGTTGTTAGACCTAAAATTCGTGAGATGAAAATGCGCGCAATCCTCATGATGGAAGAGATTCTTGAAGTCGGCGGATACTTTGAAGCCGTAGAAAAGGGCTTCTTTGTCGACAACGGTCAGTATCCCGAGCGAAACGGAGACGGAATAGCAAGGCAAAAAAACGGTGGAATCGGTGCGGGCAGTGTTGTTTCGAGAGACCCCGAGTATTTTGCGCCAGTATCTGAGCACTTCGGGTACAACAATATTCCTGAAGGCTTGTCTTCCCCCGATGAACCGATAGGCGGCTGTACACTCAAGGACAGATCAAAGATAAAATACATAGACGAACTGGATGAATCTGACAACGTCAATCTAAGGATTTCCCAGCAACTGCTGGATAAAGAAAAGGGTCTCATAAGTCCCGAGGTTGAATGGTGGGGTGACGGATGGGTTCAGCTTGATATGACAATCCCCGACGATCCCGATCATTCGGAAGCGGCAGCGCTCGAGATTGCAAAAAGAATGGGATTCACCGATGCATCTGTTATCAGCAAAACGGTGCTGCATCCTGTTGAAGGTACATACCTTGAACTGAAAGCAAGGGTTCCATTCAAGATCGAGAGAGACTCTCTTAGACTGCCCGAAAAACCAGATTTATTGAGTGAAGAGGAAATCACTTCTTTTGTCCAAGAACATCCTATGAGAGTCGTTGCGGGGACTGTAGGCAACGATGAACACTCGGTTGGAATTAGGGAGATTCTAGATATCAAACATGGCGGAATCGAGAAGTTCGGCTTCAAGTACACCTATCTAGGAACGAGCGTTCATCCCGAGAAGTTCATTGATGCGGCCGTGGAGACCGGCGCAGAAGCGATTCTCGTCTCAACAATCATCACTCACAACGAAGTTCACGTGAGTAACATGAAGAAAATAGCTCAACTCGCTGTTGAAAAAGGTGTGCGGGACGAAGTCATCATTATTTCCGGAGGAACTCAGATTACAAATGACCTTGCGGTCGCTTGCGGAATGGACGCTGGATTTGGACGTGGAACAAAGGGGATTCACGTAGCTTCATTCCTTGTGAAGAAAAAACGAGCACTTTCGGATAGGATCCAGTAACATCGAAGGCGGCAGATGCCGCCTTCTTTGCGTTATACTTGAAAAGATGAGCGAACAGATAGAAAATCTAATAGACAGGACTATTGATGAGATCAAGGAACTGACAGAAGACGGAAGGCTTACGGTTGCCTTTTCGGGAGGTCTTGATTCTACTCTTGTCGCCTTCCTGGCTTCGAAGGCCCTAGGAACCGATAATGTGAAACTTGTCAATGTCTGTTTCGGTCCTTACTCTTACAGCAAAGGTCTTGAAATAGTGGCGTCGCTGGCAGACGAACTGGGTCTTAAACTCGAATTTACACCGGGTTACGACGCTCAAGAAAGAGTCTGGAGTACTGGTCCGTCCTGCAACAGATGTACACGCCTAGCAAAGTTGCCCGCAGTAAGAGGCGGGGTTATTGGTCTTATTGCGACAGGAGCAAATCAATCCGATTCCTGGGGCAAGACCGGAATCGTGATAAAGGACGGCTTCTATGCGCCACTGAGAGAGTG
Proteins encoded:
- the gyrB gene encoding DNA topoisomerase (ATP-hydrolyzing) subunit B; translation: MSDLYNAQNIKILKGLDPVRKRPGMYIGSTGKSGLHHLVYEIVDNSIDEAMGGYCDNISIVITEDGSVVVSDNGRGIPIDIHPDTETSALEVVMTTLHAGGKFSKDSYKISGGLHGVGASVVNALSEWMIVEVMVNGKVYRQKYERGKALAPVEIIGETKEKGTITSFKPDPLIFSITDFDFDILEARFKELAYLNGGVKITFEDRRIGEKRSYHFEGGIVEFVKALSKNKKSIHKDPIYIEGSYNDVKIQLAMQYTTSYDEDILTFVNNIKTIEGGTHLTGFKTVLTKTMNDLGRKHNILKEKDPNLQGEDLREGLSAILSVFVMEPQFEGQTKAKLGNDEAFEAVMKVVKEKLEEHFDYNQKDLKAILSKALEASRARLAAKKAREMIRRKNALENTTLPGKLADCISENLDETEIFIVEGDSAGGSAKMARSREMQAILPLRGKILNVEKAGLDRMLKSETISNIIVALGTGMGEDFNIESLRYGRIIIMTDADVDGAHITTLLLTLFYRYMTPLITAGKVFIAQAPLYKIEMNRQKFYFYSDEELTAFLKEHSDRKLNYSRFKGLGEMNPEQLWETTMNPDDRKLVRINIEDAQEADRVFTILMGSEVEERRSFIQRHALSISNLDV
- a CDS encoding DUF4894 domain-containing protein gives rise to the protein MKPGKFVVSYEDKYYWVSEDFVIVDYADLTEIFNHPVIGGVRFLLTNGVYVASERDIDIFAGAVEGILADRRVLALVSYFDFENNVLLLRRGIRVKVMDWESLEVNRELLLQLENASDRSEYIFLSDGKLLRAR
- the ftsA gene encoding cell division protein FtsA, whose protein sequence is MARGKDYTVSLDVGTNTLKGVVVSREQTGQMTLEAYGSVKTVGLDKGEVKDAVALKQSIQKLIEDLTGQMGKKDVEADFKISFTDGDYSVFSENIEEVLSEDKQVMVKEQTIMSIMSRLKAEKMKTGNTNIHRSYIRKYILDDDKVVFNPVEMYAKKLNVEMVFVSSEGKSVEIFRRLFEELFGRGDFFISPALISASEAVLTDTEKQHGVVSVVLGHSFSEMVIYRENLPVYISRIPLGIRHIVLDVARVLGTSVDEAERLLVNYGHCSMFPPDSEDVVEYFGLDERTRKNVSVRRLSTVIYARVKELLNKIRKEIQLFVINNPEYSEERIPGGVVFTGGGSKLRGLTDVGVESLKMPVRIGTYETSFNKRIENSHDVANDPVFSSCLGNLVSPEEVQGEAVESVVERPKKGFGSFIKSLFFGGEDDEL
- the ftsZ gene encoding cell division protein FtsZ, producing MSFEIDTGKKNTEIRLPSIKVIGVGGAGGNAVNRMISEGIHGVTFIAANTDVQVLESNKAELRIQLGTELTRGLGAGGNPNVGERAAEESVDEIGTFLEDTDLLFITAGMGGGTGTGAAPIVASIAREMGILTVAVVTTPFFFEGNTRLKTAHEGLRRLKNSVDTLIRISNNKLLQELPPNTSIVDAFAKADETLHHGIKGISELITKRGYINLDFADVESVLRNAGTAMLGIGVGSGERRAEEAARRALESRLLEKPIDNATGIILNVSAKNITLREMNIAAAIVRQNCSEDADVKLGLIVDPDMNDDELDITLIAAGLELDEGELMGDASDIPAIYRFGLDINEEE
- a CDS encoding GspE/PulE family protein — translated: MRVYKRLGELLIDQGLIGEDALKQAVALQKKVGKPIGEVLVGMGVISWEDIYDSLSKQYGLKVLDDVPNLLSPEVLRMIPKPVADRLNVIPIDFLPEGNVLKVVTTDVLKVPQIDRELSFLTGSKILTLLVPPPMFDALYKSSYEESASSEIIDNTFSIEQHTEIDLEDDKQDETDDTPVAKFINSLLDNGIRNDASDVHLEPYEKIAVARLRVDGVLRKVLSYPRKAHNSVVSRIKVMCNLDISEKRMPQDGKFYIRRGNEQFDMRVSTMPTIFGEKVVMRILRVSNAKKKLEDLGLSDYNRERFESIISSPYGIILVSGPTGSGKSTTLVAVLNQVTSEKLNVLTAEDPVEYTIEGISQCQVNTDIGLTFARYLRSFLRQDPDIIMVGEIRDRETAQLAIEASLTGHLVFSTIHTNSAAGAVARLVNMGVDPFLLGTSLIGVMGQRLVRKLCNNCKVKIPVREEVRKIASTLYPNREDFAEYIPGNGCPECRGMGYRGRTSISEILVVNNNLRQLIGNNASERELAAAAVSSGMRTLYNDGVQKVLDGVTSLEEIKRVAIEY
- the ord gene encoding 2,4-diaminopentanoate dehydrogenase, which encodes MAYRVLVWGLGAMGSGVARNIMKKEDLRLVGAVEKDPERIGKDLGEYLGGEKTGRLVYSDIEKAIVETRPDIVVIATNSFVKEVLPKIEAAARHHVDILTIAEEMAFPFVSHPEESEVLENIAWRYGVSILGTGINPGFVLDLLIIAMTGACLKVNRIEARRINDLSPFGKTVMETQGVGTFPEEFKKGIEKGDIVGHIGFQQSIAMIGNALGWEIDRIEESQEPIISNTERKTAVAHVKPGMVAGCKHVGRGYCGEKLMIELVHPQQILPETEGVDTGDYIDIYGDPEIHLSIKPEIPGGKGTIALATNMIPAVIEAAPGLIEMSELPIPRCLIDEIKEM
- the ortA gene encoding 2-amino-4-oxopentanoate thiolase subunit OrtA, whose translation is MSAMKGQWVQIHRILLNPGERAPSVPEDTGNLPLELRVRGFLLEEKAEVGELVTIETAAGRKVHGKIESVEPTHEHNFGDYIPELAEAGMELTRWLTGGDEDE
- the ortB gene encoding 2-amino-4-oxopentanoate thiolase subunit OrtB — translated: MNDNSYNSVMSRRKEIMKASVGVDYDRYELDGIAFDYEALMKDTSYPIEEIRKIQAETGIGYTPLIELKNITRLVRSISEPGKGARIFLKDEATNPSGSFKDRRASISVARARELGFRGVIAATSGNYGAAVASQSMKRALKCIIVQECYDSKGRGQPEILEKARACEAYGAEVAQLTVGPELFYYFLLLLEETGFFNASLYTPYAIAGIETLGYEIAEQSQSVIGKNPDYVLATHAGGGNLTGTARGLLKARADSTEIIGVSVDLSGLHMASDSDFNRKSFTTGHTGFGIPFAVLPDRSDVPRNAARALRYMDRYLLVTQGEVFYVTEMLARLEGLQRGPAGNTSLTAAIALAKELPEEKTIVVQETEYTGAGKLPSAQLTFARNNGIEIIRGDPITEDSPGKTISIPEGYSQIAYKEVNMTELRKSYIKQLLKQGVTLIESDYDYLSAELKISVAEAKQLVKEVSGNVDPEKR
- a CDS encoding ornithine aminomutase subunit alpha, producing the protein MSIQRNDDFEKRSLHLQNLSDEELDRRFWELAERIVEPLIDLAETNTSPSIERSVLLRMGLDSFQAGAIVTKANEHGLLGKGAGNIVITYARNNSLTMEKAVEDLVTGKGWEQLASSFRGGGRNAAR